Below is a genomic region from Kribbella qitaiheensis.
CCACCGTGGCCATCCCGTATGCGCGCTCCAGCGGACCCGCCGCGACGTCGACGAACTGCATCCGCCCGTACGGCACCACCACCAGCTCGCGGAACATCACCCCGTGGCTGACCAGCAACTCGTCCTCGCGCTCGGCGTACTTCCAGGAGCGCTGGTTGCGGCCGATCAGGATCCACGCCCAGACGTACCCGAGCGCCGCGACGACGACCGCCAGTACGCCGTACGTCCAGCCGATCGTCAGCCCGAGGATCACCAGCGCGGCGGTCGCGAGCAGGCCCAGGGCGATGCCGGCGTTGAGTCGGCGGAGCTTCGCGAGGTTCGGTGAGACCGGCGTCCAGCTGACATCGGAAGGTGCGAAGAGGTCGTTCACAAGGCAAGCCTGTCACGACAGTGGGCCGTGAGCGACGTAGCTTGAACGATGTCGGTGGTCAGGTGCGTGCATCGGGGCGTTTGAGATGCGTGCCTGGGCGCCGACATCGTCAAGCTACGTCGCTCACGGCACACTAAGGGTCATGAGCGTGGAACGAGTGGTGGGTATCGGCGCGGGCGCAGCCGGGTTGGACCCGGTCTACGAGCGGGGCGGCACCGGCACCGCGTCGGAGCTGCCGACCACCGACATGGTGCTCAACATCGGGCCGCAGCACCCCGCCACCCACGGCGTACTCCGGCTGCGGCTGACCCTCGACGGTGAGCGGATCCTGCACTGCGAGCCGATCGTCGGCTACATGCACCGCGGCGCCGAGAAGCTCTTCGAGGTCCGCGACTACCGGCAGATCCTCGTGCTGGCGAACCGGCACGACTGGCTGTCCGCGTTCTCCAACGAGCTCGGTGTCGTGCTCGCGGTCGAACGGATGATGGGTCTCGAGGTGCCGGTCCGAGCCGTCTGGCTGCGTACGCTGCTGGCCGAGTTGAACCGGATCCTGAACCACCTGATGTTCCTCGGCTCCTACCCGCTGGAGCTCGGCGCGATCACGCCGGTCTTCTACGCCTTCCGCGAGCGGGAGACGATCCAGGCGGTGATGGAGGAGCTGTCCGGCGGGCGGATGCACTACATGTTCAACCGGGTCGGCGGTCTGAAGGAGGACATCCCGCTCGGCTGGCTCCAGCGCGCCGGGGCCGCGTCGGCCGCAGTACGGCGTCGTCTTCCCGACATCGAGAACCTGATCCTCGGCAACGAGATCTTCCGCGCCCGGACCGTCGGCGTCGGTCGGCTCTCGCCCGAACTGATCGCGGCGTACGGCGTCTCGGGCCCGATCGCCCGAGCGTCCGGGGTCGACGCGGATCTGCGCCGCGACGAGCCGTACCTGGCGTACGAGGAGCTCGCCCAGGACGGCGTACTCCGGGTGGTGACCCGCACCGAAGGCGATTGCTACGCCCGCTTCTCGCTCCTCCTCGACCAGGTGAAGGTCTCCCTCGACCTGGTCGATGCGTGCCTGGACCGCCTGCTGGCGATGCCGGGCCGGCCCGGTCAGCACCCGCCTCCCCAAGATCCTCAAGGTCCCCGAAGGCCAGACCTACTGCTGGACCGAGAACCCCCTGGGCATCAACGGCTACTACCTCGTCTCCCGAGGCGACAAAACCCCCTGGCGCCTCAAACTCCGCTCCGCCAGCTTCAACAACATCTCGGTCCTCCCCGAAATGCTCCCCAACACCATCGTCGCCGACATGATCGCCATCCTCGGCAGCATGTTCTTCGTAGTAGGCGACATCGACAAGTAGCCGCTCACCCGCCTTGAGTGGAAACAAACTTGCACCTGGCGATTGAAAGTTTCCAGCTAGCGGGCTCGGAACGGTTGTCCACAGGGCTGCCTGCAGAGCCGGCCAATTTCGCTCATCCTTGGGTGGATGGACTGGTGGTGGCGTCGGCAACTCGACAGCATGGGCCTCGACGCGCTGATCGATGCACAGCACCGAATCGTCTCGCGGGTTCAGCTCTTGGCTGCCCGGCGTACTGAGAGCGAGATCCGGCGCCGACTTCGACGCAGGACCTGGCAGACCGTACATCCCGGCGTCTACGCCACGCACACCGGACCAATCGGGTACGAGGAGCACCTGCTGGCCGGCCTCCTGTACGCCGGCCCGGAGGCAGCCTGGAGCCACTACACAGCAGCCGAGCAACTCGGTCTGATCAAACCTGACAGCGACCGACCGGTCCACCTGACGATCCCGGTCCACCGTCGGGTTCGAAGGCGGCCGAATCTCAAGATCCACCGGGTCGAGCGGTGGAGCGACCGGCTCGCAGCGGCGATCCCGCCCCGAAGCGCGCCGGCTCACGCAGTCCTGGAGGCGGCCGGCCTGACCGGCACGCTCGACGACGCGGCGGCGGTCGTCGCCGAGGCCTGCCAAAGTGGCCGGGTCGATCCGGCCGAAATCCTCCGGACCCTCGGCGACCACCGCAGGCACAAGCATGGCCGCCAACTCAGGGCGATCCTGGCGGACGTGGCTGCCGGCTCACACTCGCTGCTCGAGTTGCGATACCTACGCGACGTCGAACGAGCGCACCGACTTCCGACGGGGATCCGCCAGCGGCAGGTGGCTGATGAGTTCACCGATGTCGCCTACTCGGGCTTCGGGCTGGTCGTCGAACTCGACGGACGGTTCCATCTCTCACCGAACCGACGATGGAAGGATCTCGATCGCGACAACCGCGCCACCCTGCGAGCGGAATCGACGCTGCGCTACGGCTGGCTCGACATAACTACCCGGCCGTGCGAGGCCGCAGTACAGGTCCTGCAGGTACTACGCCGCAAGGCGCCCGACCTCACCGCGAACGTCTGCGGGCCAGGTTGCCCGCTACCGGCCAACTGACTGGAAACTTTTTATGCGTATTTGCAACTTTGTTTCCAGCCAACGACCGAGCGGCCGGCGTCAGGAGGCGGCTAGGCCTCGGAGTCTTAGGTCTACGACTGTGGGGGCGTCGGCGTGGGAGTGTTTGTCGCCGGCGGCTACGACGGTGGCTACCTCTTCGTCGATCTTGTCGAGGCGTTGGTCGATGCGGTCGAGGCGGCGTTGCATCAGGTCGACGAACTCGGCGTTCTCCACGACGCGGGCGTTGGTGATGCGGGAGTACTCCTGGGCCACCTGGGCGCGGTCGTCGCTGTGGGCCATGCGTTCGACCAGGAGCTGGTGGCGGATCAGGACCGAGACGCCGATGGCGACCAGGACGGCGCCGACCGCGGCTGCTCGCAGGATCCATTCGTTCTGCGAGAACAGAGCGATCGCGACGCTCACGCAGATGACCACCAACAGAGCGTTGGCGACTGTGAGAACGGTGGTCCTGGTTCGACGGCGGCTACCCCTTGACCCCATGGACCGACATGTTAGGGGGTGTCTTCGGGGTCATCGGGAATCCGACACGCCCGTTCGAGCAGCAATCCCGCCGTGACGACCAGGACCGAGATCACTGCCGCGATACCGGCTGTGATCACCCGGGTCCGTGGACCCGACGAACTCACCGCATCCAGGAAGGACAATGCGAACCCTGCGTACACGCCGGTACACAACGCACCGACGAAAGCGCTGGCTTTCCCTATCAGCAGAAGGAAAACGGCCCGCGACGGCTCGACCCGTTCGTGCCGGACCTGGATCCGCTGATGAGTGTTGCGGGCGGCAACGAAAAGTAACGACGCCAGGAACGTCCAGGCCACCAGGGTGAGCCAGGACACAGTCGGTACGACGCCGCCGCGCGACTCGATCGCCTTCACCAGGGTGACCCCGATCGCCGCCCCGAGGACGGCGATCGCGATCAGCAGCCGGCGAGACGTCGGCCGGACCGAACCCTCCGGCGGCGGCTCGTTGCCGGTACCGGGTGGTCGATCCGGACCGGGCCCGCCAGACACCACTACTGGAGCTCGATGGTGAGGTCGTCGAGGCGCTTGACGCCGTCCGTCCCCACCTTGGCGAGCAGTTCGGCCACCGGGCCAACCCCGGGCAGG
It encodes:
- a CDS encoding PH domain-containing protein; this encodes MNDLFAPSDVSWTPVSPNLAKLRRLNAGIALGLLATAALVILGLTIGWTYGVLAVVVAALGYVWAWILIGRNQRSWKYAEREDELLVSHGVMFRELVVVPYGRMQFVDVAAGPLERAYGMATVELHTATPATDAKIPGLHPDEAARLRDRLSALGQAQAWGL
- a CDS encoding NADH-quinone oxidoreductase subunit D, which codes for MSVERVVGIGAGAAGLDPVYERGGTGTASELPTTDMVLNIGPQHPATHGVLRLRLTLDGERILHCEPIVGYMHRGAEKLFEVRDYRQILVLANRHDWLSAFSNELGVVLAVERMMGLEVPVRAVWLRTLLAELNRILNHLMFLGSYPLELGAITPVFYAFRERETIQAVMEELSGGRMHYMFNRVGGLKEDIPLGWLQRAGAASAAVRRRLPDIENLILGNEIFRARTVGVGRLSPELIAAYGVSGPIARASGVDADLRRDEPYLAYEELAQDGVLRVVTRTEGDCYARFSLLLDQVKVSLDLVDACLDRLLAMPGRPGQHPPPQDPQGPRRPDLLLDREPPGHQRLLPRLPRRQNPLAPQTPLRQLQQHLGPPRNAPQHHRRRHDRHPRQHVLRSRRHRQVAAHPP
- a CDS encoding DUF3180 domain-containing protein, with amino-acid sequence MSGGPGPDRPPGTGNEPPPEGSVRPTSRRLLIAIAVLGAAIGVTLVKAIESRGGVVPTVSWLTLVAWTFLASLLFVAARNTHQRIQVRHERVEPSRAVFLLLIGKASAFVGALCTGVYAGFALSFLDAVSSSGPRTRVITAGIAAVISVLVVTAGLLLERACRIPDDPEDTP